The following DNA comes from Candidatus Margulisiibacteriota bacterium.
GCAGTTATTGTCGTAGCCGGTACCTCCTTTGAATTGGTACAGCGATACCTTAACTGGAATGAAAAATCAAATGGGACATTAATGCTAAGACGAATCTGCGGCACCCTGATTATTTTTGGCGGTATATATTTACTGTTTAAATAACTTGCCGGAAAGCTTTATATAGATTAAATTGAGATACTAAAAGAAGAAGGTATAGATATATCAGGCAAGAAAACAAATAGTGCCTTTAAGCCTTGATGAGCTTGAAGCCTTAAGAATCGATGATGGGCAACATCGCAATTTACATTGCGAAAAGCAAACAAGTTAGAGGAGAACAAGAATGAAAATCGCATTACCAACAAATAACAGCAAAATAGATGACCATTTTGGACATTGTGAATATTTCACGGTTTTCACAGTGAACGATAACAAGGAGATCATCGCGGAAGATATAATAAAATCACCGGCAGGTTGCGGGTGCAAGTCAAATATTGCACAGACTTTATCCCAGGCGGGGGTAACAGTAATGCTGGCAGGTAATATGGGAAACGGCGCTGTTAGCGTATTAAAAAGCCAGGGAATTGAAGTGTATAGAGGCTGTGCAGGTTATGTAAAAACCACAGTTAATAACTGGCTTGATGGAAACATAGTTGATTCCGGTGATTCGTGTCAGCAGCATGAGCACGAATGCCACTCCCATTAGAAAAGGAGAACCTATGCCGCACAAATTTGATCCCAAGAATATAGGCCGGTTAGATAATCCTGAACGGATGAAAATACTTCCTCCCAAAGAAATTTTATTGGATCTGGGATTGAAGTCTGATAATATTATGCTTGATATCGGCGCGGGAATTGGTTATTTCACCTTTCCAGCAACCGAGATAGTTGGAAATTCTGGTAAAGTGGTTGCGGTTGATACCTCAAAAGAGATGCTTAAGGAGCTACAATCCAGAGTATCCCAATCTTGTGCCAGCAACATTGAAATTGTCTTATCACAGGAATATGATTTTCCGGTGAATCGGAGTTATTTTGATTTTGCCTTAATGAGTACTGTTTTGCATGAAATAGAAGATAAACCACGGTTCTTAAAAGCCGCAGGCTCTGTCCTGAAAAAAAATGGTACTCTGGCTGTTATCGAGTGGATAAAAAGACCGATGGAAAGAGGCCCTTCGGTGACTGATAGGATTGAAGTCTCTGAGGTAGAAAAACTTTTAGTTCTTTCAGGTTTCTCAGAGGTTAAGAGCTGGAACTATAATGAATATTTTTATTTAGTGGTCGGTCAGAAAAGCTAATTGTAACCCTATTGGTCAGGCAGGAGCCATCAATAAAGACGATGTGGCTTTTGTTCTTGAAATGGGATTATGCCTGGGGCACGAGGTGCTATTTCACCAACACCTCAAAAAACCATTCACCGTGTTTATTGTTAAAGACCGGGTAGATGGCCACGATCCGAAACAGTTCCTGTCACAACTCAGATAGGACTGTCTTTTTCTACCTCATAAGGCCAATCTTTGATGCCACCAAGGTTATAAATGTTTTTATAGCCCATCTCCAGTAACTCATTTGCAGCGAGAACACTTCTTCTTCCACTTCTGCAATAGATAATAATTATTGCATTCTTGTTCTTTAAATTCTTTTTTGCACCAGTGTTAATTTGATCAAGGGGTATAAGCATGCTTCCGGGAATATGGATTTCTTCATATTCCTGGTTAGTCCGTACATCCAGGAGGATTGCTTTTTTATTGCTGGATAAGAGCTTTTTTGCTGCCAGCGGTGAGATGTCTTTATAGTTTAATTTTTGTTGAACTTTTTTTGTTGTCACATTATCTGAAGTAATTTCTCCTTTTTGCATGGAATATCCATTACTTATCAGCACTGTAGAGAATAGCACCGCCGTCATGAATATAAGTGTTCTTTTCATATAAATCTCCTCAGCTATTAATAGTTTTTACTTGTAAGGTTTTATTAAAATATACAAGCTGCTATTTTCATAATATTACCAGCGATACTACAATTGTCCCAAGAATTACCCATACGGGGTCTTTCTTAAAGTAAAGCAGTATAACCGAAGCTACCGCAAATATGCTCCAGGTTTGCCAGTTAATCAGCGACGTTATTCCAAAATTGATGATGGTTGCCAATATAAGTCCCAGAAATCCAGCGAGAAAACCTTTAATGATAACTTTCGTTAATTTGAGATTCTTAATTTTACTATGGAATGATCCTAATGCGAGTATAGCAAGTAAGGACGGGATAAAGATAGCTGCCGTTGAGACTATCGCTCCAAATATGCCCAAAACCTTATAGCCAATAAAAGCCGCAGTGATTAGTACTGGTCCGGGAGTAATCTGTCCCATGGCAATTCCATCCCTGAATTGCAATAAATCGACCCAGTGATGAGCATCGACAATCTCATGCTGCATTAAAGGAATAGAAGTAAACCCTCCGCCAAATGCCAGCATACCGATTTTAAAGAATTCACCGAACAAAACTCTGGCAGGAGAAAGGACTACTACACCGATAAACAGCAAGAAAATAAAGATAGGAAGAATGGTATCCATTATCCCATACCTCGCAGTCGCAGTCTCTTCTGATCTGATTTCCACTGATTCATCCTTCGTGCTTTTACCGGTTTTTTCAAATTCACCCGTGAAGTAATAGAAGCCAAGCCCAAAAAGACCTGAAAGCATTATTAAAAAGATAATATTAATATGAAGGAAAAAGATACCGGAAAAAGAAAGTAAAGAAATAATAATTCCTTTATAATCATTCCACGATAACTTTGGAAAGACGGCTTTTCCTAGATTCACGAGCGCGTTAAGCAGCAGTGCGATTACCAGTGCACCGAGTCCTGCAAAAAGTGATTTAACAAAGAGTAGCTGTCCATAACGAAAATAGGCCCAGGTTAGTGCGGTAATAAGTATAAATGCCGGCATAGCGAAGAAGAGCGGCATTATAATAGCACCCAGATACTTTCGGAACTTGTATCCGATATACCCCATCAGAGTAACCCCGATTGCTCCAGGTAAAAGCTGCGCAAGGCTAAGCCCTTCCATAAACTGCTTTTCCGATATCCATTTCTTCTCTCGAACTAAGACCGTTTTCATATGAGCAAGTATTGCAGGACCGCCATATCCTGTAGCCCCAATATATAAACTGGTCTTGATCATATCTCTGAGACTTGGCATATTAACGCTTTCTTATTTCTTCAATACTAATGCGCCCATCGGACAAAAGCGAGCACATTTTCCACAATCAATACATTTCTCTTCATCAACTTCCGGAGCTTTAAAACCAATCTGTGTCAGCGCACCAACAGGGCATACCCGGATAGATGGACATGGGTGATTCTGCGGGCATTTTGCATTGTTAACTATAATAGACATTTTTATAACCTCCTCTTTTTTAATGCTTAACTACAAAATGATATTAAAAGGATAACATTTCTGCTTCTGCATTGCAATATGCGAATATAGCGTTTTAGTCGGAAGAAAAGAATCTGAATCTTTATTAAAGGGCGGCTCGGTTGTTAATCTATGCGGCACATCAGATTATGCACATTTTAGCATAAAAATCTTTTCATAGTCATCGGGCGAAAAACACCCAATTCCTGAATGCCTCCTTTTACGATTACAAAAAGCTTCAATATATTCAAAGATACTTTGTCTTGCCTGCACACCCTTATATGAAAGAGAACTCTTCTTGATTAACTGAATTTAATTACGGCTTTCACATCTTAAAAACCCGGGTGTTTATGTAATTCCCTATCTGTGATACAAGACTCATCAAGCTAGAATTAAGCTTACGGCAAGACACGTACAATGGTAATAGTTATTCAACCTGGAAATGAGACTATGGAAGAAAAAAAAAATATAAAATCGTCGGGGTATTATAGAAATAAAAAAATTCGTGACCGAATGGTAGAGTTTCTCGGGGGAACAACTTTGAGCACTAGTTCCGCTGTTTATATAACCAGATGCGATATTCCGGCTTCTGATCAATATGAGAAAAGACCTCCAGTGGACCTTGATTTCTATTTGAATAATGGCTTGGATATATGCCGGTCTTTGTGGGATAGAGACTCTCTAATCATAGACCTTGATATCGAGTACGTTAATTACGATTTTCCGGCAGAAGCTTACCTGGACCCTATAAGGACCTTTTCTCTGCAACACCCTGTACATAATGCCGTAGAGGAAATCTTGCTTCAATATAATATAATTGCACTCAATTTATTAAGTGGCCGAGGCCATCATTTCACCTGGAGAATTAAAAAAAAGTCACAAGCTTTTGACTTGCTAAAAAATATAGGGCGGGTATCTCAAGATCTGCTTAATTATTATAAAAGCAACCGTGGCCCTGAAGGTGAAGAAGTTGATGTATCCTTGGGAAAAGCTTTTTCTGGTATTGCCCTGGTTATGGAATACGTTGCTCATCTAATAAAACGCAAAGCCGGTCCGTTATCTAAGCTTCCTCTAGAGCTTGCTGCTGTTGAAGTTACTCCTCAAGAACGAGGGCGAGAAATGATTTCTATAGATATAACCGAATACGGAGACCCATTAACTACCAGAATGATCCGGCTGCCGTTCAGTGTATACCTAAAACCCTGGTACAAATACGGTATCTTGAATGAAAGTACGCGAGGCAATATGCCATTTATTTTTATGATACCGAGAAACAATTTGGAAATAAACCACGCTATCCGGATAATGAGAGACGAAAAAAAAGCAGCCTCCCTTGCTATAACTTCTGCTGTAAGGATTCCCGACCAGTCCGATTTTATGTCAGCGCTTATTGCGGAGTACCAACAATCCGATTTAGCTGATTTCCATACCCGCTTTTACTCTCTGGAACACCATCATCCTGAAACGTGGCCAAATACTTATGATAGGCTTTCTATGAAAGATCTACCGCCGTGTATTCAATATATTCTGATGCACCCGAATGACCTTTTGCAAAAACCTGGAGGTATCAGGCTTGTTGTCCGATCTCTTCTGGCGCTTGACTGGCATCCCCGGCATATTGCCGGATTAATCAGGTCAAAATATGAGCGTGATTATGGCTGGGGCCATCACTGGTATACCTATGATGCTTCATTACGCGCTGATTTTTATGTGAGAGTTTTTGCCGGACAGATTGAGGTCGGCTTAGATAATTTAAACGATTTTAATTGTACGTCAACCAAAGGAATGCATTATTGTTTCGATAATAATCAATCCTGCACGCTCGACACATTAAGAGCAAATTTGTTAAAAAGGAAAAAATCATGAATGATTGGAATATCGGTATTTCAACCGGCTGCTTTTACCAGATAAGCATTTTTGATTGCCTGGAAGATATAAGAAATGCCGGGTTCTGTACTATTGAAATAAGTTCTTCTCCCAGCCATCTTGATTATCATAATAAAGAAGCTGTAAAACAGGCAAAAGCAAAAATGGCAGAATTAGGAATCGAGCCGTATTCTTTTCATGCCCCTTTCGGAGCTGATATCGATATAACGTCCCTTGATGAAAAAGTGCGGGACAATTCGTACCAGGAATTACTCAATGCTGCGGACGCTGCCGTCTTAATAGGAGTCAGGTATTTGGTAATACATCCCGGGCCGGAAAAGCCTCACAACCCTTCAGACCAGGACCATATGCAGAGATTGGAAAATGCGGGAAAAGTCCTTAACAAAGTTGCATCTTTTTGTAAGGACCATAAGATCGACCTTGTTTTAGAGAATGTATTACCTCACCTGATATTTGGAAATATGAGAGATATGCTCTGGATCCTGGGATCGATTAATACCACAAACGTAGGAACCTGCATGGATACGGGGCATGCTGCATTATCTGGCGATATAGATATAATAACCTACAAAATCTCAGGCTATTTAAGATATATCCATGCCCATGATAATAAAGGAAAATATGATGATCATTTACCTCCGGGATCGGGAACGATAGATTGGCACAAGTTGCTTCTATCGTTAACAAGGACAGCATTTCGAGGTAGCATAATTCTGGAATTAGCTGGTAATCAGCAAAGAAGGAACGACGAGGTCCTCAGCGATGCCCGCCAAAGTAGATTATTCTTAAGAAATCTATCAAAATTGCAAACTTAGAGAATTATCTGAATTTAATGCGACCGAAGTTCCAAACTTCTTTCCTTCCTGGTTCAGAGTATTGATTAACCACTCGGCGGCTACTCTTGAGGCACGATTAACTCTAAAATATTTAATCAGTGTCGGTGTCATCCGAAGCTGACAAAGGTTGCCGGTCTGTGAATCAATGCTTGCAAAATACATAAGCCCCAGATCACCACGAAATAGTTCATAACCAGTAATTCCCTCATAGTCATTCAAAAAGTCACCACACCCATAGAGAATTAACTTGTGGTTGTATACTTCAATTCCCTTAACATGATGAGAAGAATGTCCGTGAATAATATCAATACCGGCGTGATCAATAAGCCTGTGAGCAAATTCTCTTTGATCCGCCGGAACCTCATACCCCCAGTTTCCACCCCAATGAATTGAGGCAACCACCACATCGTTTGGTTGTTTCACCTTTCCTACCTTTTCTTTTATAAACTCTATAGTTTCAACCGAAAAATCCGGGATTAGGTTTATTCCAGGCAGAGCTTCACTGGCAATCCAGCTATTAGGAATGCCACTCGTGCCCGACCCAAAAGAGAAGACAATGAGTCGTCCTTTTTCTGAATACTCCATTATCGCAGGAGACTGTGCCTCTTTACTGTTCCGCCCTGCTCCGGCATGTTTAAGCTGAGCTTTATCTAAAACATCCAAGGTCTCAGTAAGCCCCGCATATCCCCAATCAAGAACATGATTATTCGCAAGAGAACAATAATCTATCTTAGCTTCCGTGAAGCACGGAACATTCCTGGGATTCATCCTATAGTTTATACCCTTGCTTTTCAGGTAATCATTGCTCGTCGTTATACTCGTTTCTAAATTAATAATGCGAAAATCAGGGTTAATCCGTTCGAGTTCTTCAAGAACATCTCCCCAG
Coding sequences within:
- a CDS encoding methyltransferase — its product is MSTNATPIRKGEPMPHKFDPKNIGRLDNPERMKILPPKEILLDLGLKSDNIMLDIGAGIGYFTFPATEIVGNSGKVVAVDTSKEMLKELQSRVSQSCASNIEIVLSQEYDFPVNRSYFDFALMSTVLHEIEDKPRFLKAAGSVLKKNGTLAVIEWIKRPMERGPSVTDRIEVSEVEKLLVLSGFSEVKSWNYNEYFYLVVGQKS
- a CDS encoding chromate transporter — translated: MPSLRDMIKTSLYIGATGYGGPAILAHMKTVLVREKKWISEKQFMEGLSLAQLLPGAIGVTLMGYIGYKFRKYLGAIIMPLFFAMPAFILITALTWAYFRYGQLLFVKSLFAGLGALVIALLLNALVNLGKAVFPKLSWNDYKGIIISLLSFSGIFFLHINIIFLIMLSGLFGLGFYYFTGEFEKTGKSTKDESVEIRSEETATARYGIMDTILPIFIFLLFIGVVVLSPARVLFGEFFKIGMLAFGGGFTSIPLMQHEIVDAHHWVDLLQFRDGIAMGQITPGPVLITAAFIGYKVLGIFGAIVSTAAIFIPSLLAILALGSFHSKIKNLKLTKVIIKGFLAGFLGLILATIINFGITSLINWQTWSIFAVASVILLYFKKDPVWVILGTIVVSLVIL
- a CDS encoding poly-gamma-glutamate biosynthesis protein encodes the protein MHQGAFLFRNARLISLFFCGDVMTGRGIDQVLPYPSDPIIHEAYLKDARGYIELAEQGQDPFPRKVDFSYIWGDVLEELERINPDFRIINLETSITTSNDYLKSKGINYRMNPRNVPCFTEAKIDYCSLANNHVLDWGYAGLTETLDVLDKAQLKHAGAGRNSKEAQSPAIMEYSEKGRLIVFSFGSGTSGIPNSWIASEALPGINLIPDFSVETIEFIKEKVGKVKQPNDVVVASIHWGGNWGYEVPADQREFAHRLIDHAGIDIIHGHSSHHVKGIEVYNHKLILYGCGDFLNDYEGITGYELFRGDLGLMYFASIDSQTGNLCQLRMTPTLIKYFRVNRASRVAAEWLINTLNQEGKKFGTSVALNSDNSLSLQF
- a CDS encoding dinitrogenase iron-molybdenum cofactor biosynthesis protein gives rise to the protein MKIALPTNNSKIDDHFGHCEYFTVFTVNDNKEIIAEDIIKSPAGCGCKSNIAQTLSQAGVTVMLAGNMGNGAVSVLKSQGIEVYRGCAGYVKTTVNNWLDGNIVDSGDSCQQHEHECHSH
- a CDS encoding 4Fe-4S ferredoxin: MSIIVNNAKCPQNHPCPSIRVCPVGALTQIGFKAPEVDEEKCIDCGKCARFCPMGALVLKK
- a CDS encoding rhodanese-like domain-containing protein codes for the protein MQKGEITSDNVTTKKVQQKLNYKDISPLAAKKLLSSNKKAILLDVRTNQEYEEIHIPGSMLIPLDQINTGAKKNLKNKNAIIIIYCRSGRRSVLAANELLEMGYKNIYNLGGIKDWPYEVEKDSPI